A region from the Benincasa hispida cultivar B227 chromosome 12, ASM972705v1, whole genome shotgun sequence genome encodes:
- the LOC120068279 gene encoding AT-hook motif nuclear-localized protein 22-like: MDGITPHNRSLPPPFLSKDLHLHHGLFHHHQNSDDDQTPGAKRDREEENPTTAAMSDTKELSNSSSRRPRGRPAGSKNKPKPPIIITRDSANALRSHLIEISTASDIVDSLAAFARRRQRGVCILSATGTVANVTLRQPASPGAVITLHGRFEILSLSGSFLPPPAPPAASGLTVYLAGGQGQVVGGNVIGPLSASGPVIIMAASFGNAAYERLPIDDDDEASPAAEMAGQQGAPPPPPQLLGDPNGGLFHGMAQNVVNSSCQLPAEAAAAFWGGGRPPY; this comes from the coding sequence ATGGATGGAATTACACCCCACAATCGCTCTCTTCCTCCTCCTTTCCTTTCTAAAGATCTCCATCTCCACCATGGTTTATTCCACCACCACCAAAACTCCGACGACGACCAAACCCCCGGAGCTAAGAGAGATAGGGAGGAAGAAAACCCCACCACAGCCGCGATGTCCGACACCAAAGAATTATCAAATTCTTCTTCTCGACGCCCACGTGGCCGACCAGCTGGTTCCAAAAACAAGCCAAAACCACCCATTATAATCACTAGAGACAGCGCTAACGCCCTCAGATCTCATCTCATCGAAATCTCCACAGCCTCCGACATCGTCGATTCCCTCGCCGCCTTCGCACGCCGTCGCCAGCGCGGCGTTTGTATTCTAAGCGCCACTGGAACCGTCGCCAACGTCACTCTCCGGCAGCCGGCCTCCCCCGGCGCTGTCATCACCTTACATGGTAGATTTGAAATTCTCTCCCTCTCTGGCTCCTTCCTCCCACCGCCGGCTCCCCCGGCCGCCTCCGGCCTGACCGTTTACTTGGCTGGTGGGCAGGGGCAGGTCGTCGGTGGGAATGTAATCGGCCCACTTTCCGCGTCTGGTCCAGTGATTATCATGGCGGCTTCTTTTGGTAATGCTGCTTATGAACGGCTACCCATTGATGATGACGACGAAGCTTCACCGGCAGCGGAGATGGCGGGACAACAGGGAGCACCGCCACCGCCGCCCCAATTGTTGGGGGATCCTAATGGGGGATTGTTTCATGGTATGGCGCAGAATGTTGTGAATTCTTCATGCCAATTGCCCGCGGAGGCGGCGGCGGCGTTTTGGGGAGGAGGTCGGCCACCTTATTGA